The Cupriavidus nantongensis genome has a segment encoding these proteins:
- a CDS encoding phosphocholine-specific phospholipase C yields MTFNPSKRQFLKTSLGTGAAAAVLASFPPSIRRALAIEANNATGTIQDVKHVVMVMLENRSFDNYFGTFKGVRGYGDRFAIPLPNGKNAFYQTDANGNTLTPYHLDETQGNAQRAGGTPHTWPDAQAAWDHGRMDRWPVAKKALSMGYYDNAEIPFQRALADAFTLCDAYHCAMHTGTIPNRLFYWTGSNGPTGDNVAVMINEFNAGADVGPSTEGWTWKTYADRLQGAGVSWKVYQNVPDNYGCNQMMSFRHWRAEMEKMPEGRKLSNTAGTGVNPPYNPDIDDQYSALAKGFCNTMPDGGFLQSLRDDVLNGRLPEVSWIIPPAEFSEHPGPSSPAKGGWYVQAILDALTASPEVWSKTVLLINFDENDGFFDHSPPPTAPSRNPDGTLAGKSTLDDAQMAYEYFNYPPATPKQPPQDGKPFGPGPRVPLWVVSPWSRGGWVNSEVFDHTSVLRFLEARFGVMEPQISAYRRAVCGDLTSAFNFATPNTETLPVLAGRTTRADATSLTAWQQTQPAIPVPASPALPAQATGSRPSRKLPYELHTSARVDAASRTVRLLFANGSAHQAGAVFHVYDKLHLDRIPRRYVVEAGKALDDAWDVNADGGKYDLWVLGPNGYHRAFTGDLNETATTSTEIQVCYNPCKKPTIQVKLHNDGDADVTFTVKALAYRDDGPWTQRVKAGKVETLEWPVAESGNWYDFVVSCEASPAFSRRFAGRMETGEDTVSDPAMGVI; encoded by the coding sequence ATGACCTTCAATCCGTCCAAGCGACAGTTCCTCAAGACCAGCCTCGGCACCGGCGCCGCCGCCGCGGTGCTGGCCAGCTTTCCGCCCAGCATCCGCCGCGCGCTGGCGATCGAGGCCAACAACGCCACCGGCACCATCCAGGACGTCAAGCACGTCGTGATGGTGATGCTGGAAAACCGCTCGTTCGACAACTACTTCGGCACCTTCAAGGGCGTGCGCGGCTACGGCGACCGCTTTGCGATCCCGCTGCCGAACGGCAAGAACGCGTTCTACCAGACCGATGCCAACGGCAATACGCTGACGCCCTACCATCTCGATGAAACGCAGGGCAACGCCCAGCGCGCCGGCGGCACGCCACATACCTGGCCCGATGCGCAGGCCGCCTGGGACCACGGCCGCATGGACCGCTGGCCGGTGGCCAAGAAGGCGCTGTCGATGGGCTACTACGACAACGCCGAGATCCCGTTCCAGCGCGCGCTGGCCGACGCCTTCACGCTGTGCGACGCGTACCACTGCGCGATGCACACCGGCACCATCCCCAACCGCCTGTTCTACTGGACCGGCAGCAACGGTCCCACCGGCGACAACGTCGCGGTGATGATCAATGAGTTCAACGCCGGCGCCGACGTGGGCCCGTCCACCGAGGGCTGGACCTGGAAGACCTACGCCGACCGCCTGCAAGGCGCGGGCGTGAGCTGGAAGGTCTACCAGAACGTGCCGGACAACTACGGCTGCAACCAGATGATGAGCTTCCGGCACTGGCGCGCCGAGATGGAAAAGATGCCGGAGGGACGCAAGCTGTCCAACACCGCTGGCACCGGCGTCAATCCGCCCTACAACCCGGATATCGACGACCAGTACAGTGCGCTGGCCAAGGGCTTCTGCAACACCATGCCCGACGGCGGCTTCCTGCAGTCGCTGCGCGACGACGTTCTCAACGGCCGGCTGCCCGAGGTGTCGTGGATCATCCCGCCGGCCGAGTTCAGCGAGCACCCCGGGCCGTCCAGCCCGGCCAAGGGTGGCTGGTACGTGCAGGCCATCCTCGATGCGCTGACGGCATCGCCGGAGGTCTGGAGCAAGACCGTGCTGCTGATCAACTTCGACGAGAACGACGGCTTCTTCGACCACAGCCCGCCGCCGACGGCGCCGTCGCGCAACCCGGACGGCACGCTGGCCGGCAAGTCGACGCTGGACGATGCGCAGATGGCCTACGAGTACTTCAACTACCCGCCCGCCACGCCCAAGCAGCCGCCGCAGGATGGCAAGCCGTTCGGGCCGGGCCCGCGCGTGCCGCTGTGGGTGGTGTCGCCGTGGAGCCGCGGCGGCTGGGTCAACTCCGAGGTGTTCGACCATACCTCGGTGCTGCGCTTCCTGGAAGCGCGCTTCGGCGTGATGGAGCCGCAGATCAGCGCCTACCGCCGCGCCGTTTGCGGCGACCTGACCAGCGCCTTCAACTTCGCCACGCCCAACACCGAGACGCTGCCCGTGCTGGCGGGGCGCACCACGCGCGCCGACGCCACCAGCCTGACCGCCTGGCAGCAGACGCAGCCCGCCATCCCGGTGCCAGCGTCGCCCGCGCTGCCGGCACAGGCCACCGGCTCGCGCCCGTCGCGCAAGCTGCCGTATGAACTGCATACCAGCGCGCGCGTCGATGCCGCGTCGCGCACCGTGCGCCTGCTGTTCGCCAACGGCAGCGCGCACCAGGCCGGCGCCGTGTTCCATGTCTACGACAAGCTGCACCTGGACCGCATCCCGCGCCGCTACGTGGTCGAGGCCGGCAAGGCGCTGGACGACGCGTGGGATGTCAACGCCGACGGCGGCAAGTACGACCTGTGGGTGCTCGGCCCCAACGGCTATCACCGCGCCTTCACCGGCGACCTCAACGAGACGGCGACCACCTCAACCGAAATACAGGTCTGCTACAACCCCTGCAAGAAGCCGACGATCCAGGTCAAGCTGCATAACGACGGCGATGCCGACGTGACCTTCACCGTCAAGGCGCTGGCCTATCGCGACGACGGCCCGTGGACGCAGCGGGTCAAGGCGGGCAAGGTGGAAACGCTGGAATGGCCGGTGGCGGAAAGCGGCAACTGGTACGACTTCGTCGTTAGCTGCGAGGCCAGCCCGGCATTCTCGCGCCGCTTTGCCGGACGCATGGAGACCGGCGAGGATACCGTCAGCGATCCGGCGATGGGCGTGATCTGA
- a CDS encoding catalase: MPDTPDAKAKSTSNTTSAAGINGAPAGYGDAQRGAGGELHQVAGGAHVPLTTNQGAPIADNQNSLKANPRGPTLLEDFILREKITHFDHERIPERIVHARGTAAHGYFELTDSLAQFTTASILTEVGVKTPVFARFSTVAGGAGSIDTPRDVRGFAVKFYTKEGNWDLVGNNIPVFFIQDAIKFPDVVHAVKMEPDRAFPQAATAHDTFWDFISLTPESMHMVMWIMSDRTIPRSLRMIEGFGVHSFRLLDEQGRSTFVKFHWRPKLGLQSTVWDEAVKIAGADPDFHRRDMFNAIQSGHFPEWELGVQLFTEGDAAKFPFDHLDPTKIIPEETVPLRIIGRMVLDRWPDNFFAETEQVAFCPANIVRGIDFSNDPLLLGRLFSYLDTQLLRLGGPNFNQIPVNAPKCPFANHQRDGHMQMQRPKGRVAYEPNSLSDNSPREAPDLGFRHAQVPERGDKGRIRAETFADHYSQARLFYRSQTRAEQAHIASALVFELSKVEHVHVRERMVAHLLNIDPDLGRRVADGLALDQVPEPLPTAAPVQDLPPSPALQIIGKMKDTLQGREIGILVADGSDGATVEAIRQAASAAAATVKIVAPKVGGAVLADGTKLPADGQLAGTPSVMFDAVAVILGADAATMLVQESAALDFVCFAYAHLKAIAVDAGGEVLLTHANLKPDNGIVPASDPARFIAAAKTRQWDREPQVRMLA, translated from the coding sequence ATGCCCGACACGCCCGACGCCAAGGCCAAGTCCACGTCAAACACCACATCCGCCGCCGGTATCAACGGCGCTCCGGCCGGCTATGGCGATGCCCAGCGCGGCGCAGGCGGAGAGCTGCACCAGGTTGCCGGCGGCGCGCATGTCCCGCTGACTACCAACCAGGGCGCGCCCATCGCGGACAACCAGAACTCGCTCAAAGCCAATCCGCGCGGCCCGACGCTGCTCGAAGATTTCATCCTGCGTGAAAAAATTACACACTTCGACCACGAGCGCATCCCCGAGCGGATCGTCCATGCGCGCGGCACCGCGGCACACGGCTATTTCGAGCTGACCGATTCGCTGGCGCAATTCACCACCGCCAGCATCCTGACCGAGGTCGGCGTCAAGACGCCGGTGTTTGCGCGCTTCTCCACCGTGGCCGGCGGCGCGGGTTCGATCGACACGCCGCGCGACGTGCGCGGCTTCGCGGTCAAGTTCTATACCAAGGAAGGCAACTGGGACCTGGTCGGCAACAACATCCCGGTGTTCTTTATCCAGGACGCGATCAAGTTCCCCGACGTGGTCCACGCGGTCAAGATGGAGCCCGACCGCGCGTTCCCGCAGGCGGCCACCGCGCACGACACCTTCTGGGACTTTATCTCGCTGACGCCGGAGTCGATGCACATGGTCATGTGGATCATGTCGGACCGCACCATCCCGCGCTCGCTGCGCATGATCGAAGGCTTCGGCGTGCACAGCTTCCGCCTGCTCGACGAGCAGGGCCGCTCCACCTTCGTCAAGTTCCACTGGCGCCCGAAGCTGGGGCTGCAGTCGACGGTATGGGACGAGGCCGTCAAGATCGCCGGCGCCGATCCGGACTTCCATCGCCGCGACATGTTCAATGCGATCCAGTCCGGCCACTTCCCGGAATGGGAACTGGGCGTGCAGCTGTTCACGGAGGGCGATGCCGCGAAGTTCCCGTTCGATCATCTCGATCCGACCAAAATCATCCCGGAAGAGACCGTGCCGCTGAGGATCATTGGCCGCATGGTGCTGGACCGCTGGCCCGACAACTTCTTTGCCGAAACCGAGCAGGTGGCGTTCTGCCCCGCCAATATCGTGCGCGGCATCGATTTCTCCAACGATCCGCTGCTGCTGGGCCGCTTGTTCTCCTACCTCGACACGCAACTGCTGCGCCTCGGCGGCCCCAACTTCAACCAGATTCCGGTGAACGCGCCCAAGTGCCCGTTCGCCAACCACCAGCGCGACGGCCATATGCAGATGCAGCGGCCCAAGGGACGCGTCGCCTACGAGCCCAACTCCCTGTCCGACAATTCCCCGCGCGAGGCGCCCGACCTCGGCTTCCGCCACGCGCAGGTGCCCGAGCGGGGCGACAAGGGCCGCATCCGCGCCGAGACCTTCGCCGACCACTACAGCCAGGCGCGCCTGTTCTACCGCAGCCAGACCCGCGCCGAGCAGGCGCATATCGCCTCGGCGCTGGTGTTCGAGCTGTCGAAGGTCGAGCACGTGCATGTGCGCGAGCGCATGGTGGCCCACCTGCTCAATATCGACCCGGACCTGGGCCGGCGCGTGGCCGATGGCCTGGCGCTGGACCAGGTCCCGGAGCCGCTGCCCACCGCCGCGCCGGTGCAGGACCTGCCGCCGTCGCCGGCGCTGCAGATCATCGGCAAGATGAAAGACACGCTGCAGGGGCGCGAGATCGGCATCCTGGTCGCCGACGGCTCCGACGGCGCCACCGTCGAGGCGATCCGCCAGGCGGCCAGCGCCGCCGCCGCTACGGTGAAGATCGTCGCGCCCAAGGTCGGCGGGGCGGTGCTGGCGGATGGCACCAAGCTGCCGGCGGATGGGCAGTTGGCCGGGACGCCGTCGGTGATGTTCGATGCGGTGGCCGTGATCCTTGGTGCCGATGCCGCCACCATGCTGGTACAGGAGAGCGCGGCGCTGGACTTCGTCTGCTTTGCCTATGCGCACCTGAAGGCAATCGCGGTCGATGCCGGCGGCGAGGTACTGCTCACGCACGCCAACCTGAAGCCGGACAACGGCATCGTGCCGGCCAGCGACCCGGCGCGGTTTATCGCCGCGGCCAAGACGCGGCAATGGGATCGGGAGCCGCAGGTGCGGATGCTGGCCTGA
- a CDS encoding DUF2795 domain-containing protein — translation MTTRNQQQGKSGDAGGMPNPIELQRALKGVDYPATREQLVDKARESGADEAITRALEEIDDREYEDPAKVSEAVGRRH, via the coding sequence ATGACCACGCGTAACCAGCAGCAAGGCAAGTCCGGAGATGCCGGCGGCATGCCCAACCCGATCGAACTGCAGCGTGCGCTCAAGGGCGTGGATTACCCGGCCACGCGCGAGCAACTGGTGGACAAGGCTCGCGAGTCAGGTGCCGATGAGGCCATCACTCGCGCGCTGGAGGAGATTGATGACCGCGAGTATGAAGATCCGGCCAAGGTGTCCGAGGCCGTGGGGCGTCGACATTGA
- a CDS encoding GntR family transcriptional regulator: MSEEKKSLSETIRAAIEQEILSGKLPSGTQLEEQQLLARFGVSRTPVREALIQLESAGLVDLVPRQGAIVSSITLREYVAMNEILVQLEALAARLAARRISAAQRTSLQQAFDACRTAAERGDSDRYREANDAFHDVIYAACCNDILSRQIRTMRARMRGMRDLRFEKPARILASLAEHEAVMGAIVRGNEDDAAAAMVRHIATGGDVYADMIAAMPDDEAGGRRGRR; the protein is encoded by the coding sequence ATGTCCGAAGAAAAGAAGAGCCTGTCCGAAACCATCCGCGCCGCGATCGAGCAGGAGATTCTTTCCGGAAAACTACCCAGCGGCACGCAGCTGGAAGAGCAGCAGTTGCTGGCGCGTTTCGGCGTGTCGCGCACGCCGGTGCGCGAGGCGCTGATCCAGCTGGAGTCGGCCGGCCTGGTGGACCTGGTGCCGCGCCAGGGCGCGATCGTTTCTTCGATCACGCTGCGCGAGTACGTGGCGATGAACGAGATCCTGGTTCAGCTGGAGGCGCTGGCGGCCCGGCTGGCGGCGCGGCGCATCTCCGCGGCGCAGCGCACGTCGCTGCAGCAGGCGTTCGATGCATGCCGCACGGCGGCGGAGCGTGGCGATTCCGATCGCTACCGCGAAGCCAACGATGCCTTCCATGACGTCATCTACGCGGCCTGCTGCAACGACATCCTGTCGCGGCAGATCCGCACCATGCGCGCGCGCATGCGCGGCATGCGCGACCTGCGCTTCGAGAAGCCAGCCCGCATCCTGGCCTCGCTGGCCGAGCATGAGGCGGTGATGGGCGCGATCGTGCGCGGCAACGAGGACGATGCCGCGGCTGCCATGGTCCGGCATATCGCCACCGGTGGCGACGTCTATGCGGACATGATCGCGGCCATGCCGGACGACGAGGCCGGCGGCCGCCGCGGCCGCCGCTAG
- a CDS encoding Bug family tripartite tricarboxylate transporter substrate binding protein — MNHALGRVAIGAALATLAALPGIAGAQEYPTRPIRLLVGYTPAGAADFVARVFGEALSRELGQTVVVDNKPGAGSTLASAALAQAAPDGYTLGLATATLYGIDQQLYKARYKATDFTPVTRLTVSPLILAVNKNLNVGDVKTLVAKARAQPGKFNYSSSGIGGSPHIAALQFEKATGARMTHVPYKGGAPALQAVAAGEVELSFGTAASVLPLGTQGVVKMIGVTTPKPSAVAPGLPALAEMGLPGFDFTFWFGLFGPAGLPDGIRDKLFAAATKVMADPQLRAKLAGNGSEVSTSASPAEFGKWAAADGKSAVTRIEQAGVKLD, encoded by the coding sequence ATGAACCATGCTCTCGGGCGCGTTGCCATCGGCGCAGCCCTCGCCACCCTGGCGGCCTTGCCGGGCATCGCCGGCGCGCAGGAATATCCGACCCGGCCGATCCGGCTGCTGGTGGGCTACACGCCGGCCGGCGCTGCCGACTTCGTCGCCCGCGTGTTCGGCGAAGCGCTGTCCAGGGAACTGGGCCAGACCGTGGTGGTGGACAACAAGCCCGGCGCCGGCAGCACGCTCGCCTCCGCGGCGCTGGCGCAGGCCGCGCCGGACGGCTACACACTGGGACTGGCCACCGCCACGCTGTACGGCATCGACCAGCAGTTGTACAAGGCCCGCTACAAGGCGACGGACTTCACCCCGGTGACGCGGCTGACGGTGTCGCCGCTGATCCTGGCCGTCAACAAGAACCTGAACGTCGGCGACGTCAAGACGCTGGTGGCCAAGGCACGCGCGCAGCCGGGCAAGTTCAACTACTCGTCGTCCGGCATCGGCGGCTCGCCGCATATCGCCGCGCTGCAGTTTGAAAAGGCCACGGGAGCCAGGATGACCCATGTGCCCTACAAGGGCGGCGCCCCGGCGCTGCAGGCCGTGGCCGCGGGCGAGGTGGAATTGTCGTTCGGCACCGCGGCGTCGGTGCTGCCGCTGGGCACGCAAGGCGTGGTGAAGATGATCGGCGTGACCACGCCCAAGCCGTCGGCGGTGGCACCGGGCCTGCCCGCGCTGGCGGAGATGGGCCTGCCGGGCTTTGACTTTACTTTCTGGTTCGGGCTGTTCGGGCCGGCCGGACTGCCCGACGGCATCCGCGACAAGCTCTTCGCCGCCGCGACCAAGGTGATGGCCGACCCGCAATTGCGCGCCAAGCTGGCCGGCAACGGCAGCGAGGTGTCGACCTCGGCGTCGCCCGCGGAGTTCGGCAAATGGGCCGCAGCCGACGGCAAGTCGGCGGTGACGCGCATCGAGCAGGCCGGCGTCAAGCTGGACTGA
- a CDS encoding CaiB/BaiF CoA transferase family protein: MTSFPPGIDPGASGAACADLPLSGLTVLDLSIARAGPAAVRLLSDWGADVIRVEPPPPQDRGSVTGRRRGSDEQNLHRNKRSLCLDLKTPQGAEVLARLVRRSDVVVENFRSVVKQRLGLTYDDLSAINPRVILASISGFGQDGPYCERPGLDQIVQGMSGLSSVTGEPGQGPLRVGIAISDTTAGMFLGQGILLALLHRARTGRGQWVHTSLIEGMLNKLDFQATRYTVDGEVPTQQGNAHPTLVPMGTYRCRDGVVNIAASTDRMWANFCRTVEAGWLLDDPAFQTAAGRAAERRRLDAAINQCTAAFTAAELTARLNAAGVPCGPVFDIGQAFEDAQVRHLRMTRPAEHPVLGPLALLRSPINLSAAPHPERFARAAPDPGEHTDEILRGLGYDDAGIAALREASVAS, encoded by the coding sequence ATGACCTCTTTCCCACCCGGCATCGACCCCGGCGCCTCCGGCGCCGCGTGCGCCGACCTGCCGCTGTCAGGCCTGACCGTGCTGGACCTGTCGATCGCCCGCGCCGGTCCCGCCGCCGTGCGCCTGCTGTCGGACTGGGGCGCCGACGTGATCCGCGTCGAGCCGCCCCCGCCGCAGGACCGCGGCTCCGTGACCGGGCGCCGGCGCGGCTCGGACGAGCAGAACCTGCACCGCAACAAGCGCAGCCTGTGCCTGGACCTGAAGACCCCGCAGGGCGCGGAGGTGCTGGCGCGACTGGTACGGCGCTCCGACGTGGTGGTGGAAAACTTCCGCTCGGTGGTCAAGCAACGCCTGGGGCTGACCTACGATGATCTGAGCGCGATCAACCCGCGCGTGATCCTGGCCAGCATCTCGGGCTTCGGCCAGGACGGCCCCTACTGCGAGCGCCCGGGTCTCGACCAGATCGTGCAGGGCATGTCGGGGCTGAGCTCCGTCACCGGCGAGCCCGGCCAGGGGCCGCTGCGCGTCGGCATCGCCATTTCCGACACCACGGCCGGCATGTTCCTGGGCCAGGGCATCCTGCTGGCGCTGCTGCACCGCGCGCGCACCGGCCGCGGGCAATGGGTGCATACCTCGCTGATCGAGGGCATGCTGAACAAGCTGGATTTCCAGGCCACCCGCTACACGGTGGACGGCGAAGTGCCGACCCAGCAAGGCAACGCGCACCCGACGCTGGTGCCGATGGGCACCTACCGCTGCCGCGACGGCGTGGTCAATATCGCCGCCAGCACCGACCGCATGTGGGCCAACTTCTGCCGCACCGTCGAGGCCGGCTGGCTGCTGGACGACCCCGCTTTCCAGACCGCCGCGGGCCGTGCCGCCGAGCGCCGGCGGCTGGACGCCGCGATCAACCAGTGCACCGCCGCGTTCACCGCCGCCGAGCTGACCGCGCGCCTGAATGCGGCCGGCGTGCCGTGCGGCCCGGTGTTCGATATCGGCCAGGCCTTCGAGGACGCGCAAGTGCGCCACCTGCGCATGACCCGCCCCGCCGAGCATCCCGTGCTGGGGCCGCTTGCGCTGCTGCGCTCGCCGATCAACCTGTCGGCGGCGCCGCACCCGGAACGCTTTGCCCGCGCCGCGCCCGATCCGGGCGAGCACACCGACGAGATCCTGCGCGGACTGGGCTACGACGACGCCGGCATCGCCGCCTTGCGCGAAGCCAGCGTGGCGTCCTGA
- a CDS encoding quinone oxidoreductase family protein — MLTDAICINRTGGPDVLEPCRVAVPPPAAGEIQLRQSAIGLNFADIYQRKGAHGPHAVAPFPVTLGSVGAGEVVAIGPGVDGFELGQRVACMHPGAYQVVRNVPAGRLVPVPDAISAEVAGATLLRGLTAEYLLRRLYAVQPGDAVLVHAAAGGMGVLLSQWARALGATVIGTVGSEAKRAVALAHGCHHVINYRETGFVDAVLALTGGAGVAVVYDAVGKDVFVPSLQCLRPCGMAINYGTASGDVEAFDLQLLHARSLIVSRPTLRTYIASPQALAAAAATLFDAVAAGQLRLEVTHRYPLAAVHDAHRDLESRATTGSAVLIP; from the coding sequence ATGCTGACAGACGCTATCTGTATTAACAGGACCGGAGGCCCGGACGTGCTGGAGCCCTGCCGGGTAGCGGTTCCGCCGCCGGCCGCGGGAGAGATCCAACTGCGCCAGTCAGCCATCGGCCTGAACTTTGCCGACATCTACCAGCGCAAAGGCGCGCATGGCCCTCACGCCGTGGCGCCGTTCCCGGTCACGCTGGGCTCGGTCGGCGCCGGCGAGGTCGTGGCGATCGGGCCCGGGGTGGACGGCTTCGAGCTGGGCCAGCGGGTGGCCTGCATGCATCCGGGGGCGTACCAGGTGGTCCGCAACGTGCCGGCGGGCCGGCTCGTGCCCGTGCCCGACGCGATTTCCGCGGAGGTGGCCGGCGCCACGCTGCTGCGCGGCCTGACCGCCGAGTACCTGCTGCGCCGGCTCTATGCCGTGCAGCCGGGCGACGCGGTGCTGGTGCATGCTGCGGCGGGCGGCATGGGCGTGCTGCTGTCGCAGTGGGCGCGCGCACTCGGTGCGACAGTGATCGGCACGGTGGGCAGCGAGGCCAAGCGGGCGGTAGCGCTGGCACACGGCTGCCACCATGTCATCAACTACCGTGAGACCGGCTTCGTCGATGCTGTGCTGGCGCTGACCGGCGGCGCGGGCGTGGCCGTGGTCTACGACGCCGTCGGCAAGGACGTGTTCGTGCCGTCGCTGCAATGCCTGCGGCCGTGCGGCATGGCCATCAACTACGGCACCGCGTCGGGCGACGTTGAAGCCTTCGATCTGCAGTTGCTGCACGCGCGCTCGCTGATCGTGTCGCGGCCGACGCTGCGTACCTATATCGCCAGCCCGCAAGCGCTGGCTGCTGCCGCGGCCACGTTGTTCGACGCCGTCGCGGCCGGGCAGCTGCGGCTGGAAGTCACGCACCGCTACCCGCTGGCCGCCGTGCACGATGCGCACCGCGACCTGGAAAGCCGTGCCACCACGGGTTCGGCCGTGCTGATCCCCTGA
- a CDS encoding glutathione S-transferase family protein produces the protein MKLFHGWLSSASRRVRLCLAEKGIDYDSVPVDLAAQEQHTPAFLAMNPNGVVPALVLDDGRFLHESGTICEYLDEIRPLPRLRPDDPYQRAVMRNFVRWTDEKALPNLLVLNWSLALQPVAAQWSDATLAERLARIPTAERRDAWLRIARQPYTEAEKRRALEALLLLLPKMEAMLADGDWLFGARYTLADIAATPFIARIAELAPAALTSAPAVAAWWQRAQARPAFAQARLERFDIALARRGAPGAGDQ, from the coding sequence ATGAAACTCTTCCATGGCTGGTTGTCGAGCGCGTCGCGCCGGGTGCGCTTGTGCCTGGCCGAGAAGGGCATCGACTACGACAGCGTGCCGGTCGACCTGGCGGCGCAGGAACAGCACACGCCCGCGTTCCTGGCAATGAACCCCAACGGCGTGGTGCCGGCGCTGGTGCTGGACGATGGCCGCTTCCTGCACGAGAGCGGCACCATTTGCGAATACCTGGACGAGATCCGCCCGTTGCCGCGATTGCGGCCCGATGACCCCTACCAGCGCGCGGTGATGCGCAACTTCGTACGCTGGACCGACGAGAAGGCGCTGCCGAACCTGCTGGTGCTGAACTGGAGCCTGGCGCTGCAGCCGGTTGCCGCGCAATGGAGCGATGCCACGCTGGCCGAGCGGCTGGCGCGCATCCCCACCGCCGAGCGCCGGGACGCATGGCTGCGCATTGCGCGCCAGCCCTATACCGAAGCAGAGAAACGCCGCGCGCTCGAGGCGCTGCTGTTGCTGCTGCCGAAGATGGAAGCGATGCTGGCCGATGGCGACTGGCTCTTCGGCGCGCGCTATACGCTGGCCGATATCGCCGCGACGCCTTTCATCGCGCGCATCGCCGAACTGGCGCCCGCCGCGCTGACGTCGGCGCCGGCCGTGGCTGCGTGGTGGCAGCGCGCGCAGGCCCGGCCCGCGTTTGCGCAGGCGCGGCTGGAACGCTTCGACATCGCGCTGGCACGCCGTGGCGCGCCGGGCGCCGGCGACCAATGA
- a CDS encoding enoyl-CoA hydratase/isomerase family protein, whose product MQTDGSLPSLDIAGHVATITLRRPEVANRLGPDDLAELQRHVEAVNASAVRVLRLRGSGKYFCSGFDIGRLAAGQRGAGFETLVNAMEDCRAVTIAEIHGGVYGGGTDLALACDFRLGTHAVDMFMPAARLGLHFYQRGMERYVSRLGLNHAKRLFLTAERIDADEMFRCGFLTELLPAERLRERAEQLSETVAGLAPLAVQGMKRHLNAIGRGTLDAAALAADIGAANGSQDIREGALAWQEKRKPRFTGT is encoded by the coding sequence ATGCAGACTGATGGTTCCTTGCCTTCGCTCGACATTGCCGGCCATGTCGCCACGATCACCTTGCGCCGCCCGGAAGTGGCCAACCGCCTGGGGCCGGACGACCTGGCGGAACTGCAGCGGCATGTCGAGGCGGTCAATGCCAGCGCCGTGCGCGTGCTGCGGCTGCGCGGCAGCGGCAAGTACTTCTGCAGCGGCTTCGATATCGGCCGGCTCGCGGCCGGCCAGCGCGGCGCCGGTTTCGAAACCCTCGTCAACGCGATGGAAGACTGCCGCGCCGTCACCATTGCCGAGATCCACGGTGGCGTCTACGGCGGCGGCACCGACCTGGCGCTTGCCTGCGACTTCCGGCTCGGCACCCACGCGGTCGACATGTTCATGCCCGCGGCGCGGCTGGGCCTGCATTTCTACCAGCGCGGCATGGAACGCTATGTCAGCCGGCTGGGGCTGAACCACGCCAAGCGCCTGTTCCTGACCGCCGAGCGCATCGATGCCGACGAGATGTTCCGCTGCGGCTTCCTGACCGAGCTGCTGCCCGCGGAGCGCCTGCGCGAACGCGCGGAGCAACTCAGCGAAACCGTGGCCGGCCTGGCGCCGCTGGCGGTGCAGGGCATGAAGCGGCATCTGAACGCCATCGGCCGCGGCACGCTGGATGCCGCGGCACTGGCCGCCGACATCGGCGCGGCCAATGGCTCGCAGGATATCCGCGAAGGTGCGCTGGCCTGGCAGGAAAAGCGCAAGCCACGGTTTACTGGAACCTGA